Below is a window of Camelina sativa cultivar DH55 chromosome 11, Cs, whole genome shotgun sequence DNA.
ATATCATTCACTTGATAAGTAAAGTTGGTGaacatacaagaaaaaaaaaaaaaaaaaaaagaaaaaaaaggctTTACNNNNNNNNNNNNNNNNNNNNNNNNNNNNNNNNNNNNNNNNNNNNNNNNNNNNNNNNNNNNNNNNNNNNNNNNNNNNaaaaaaaaaaaaaaaaaaaagtaacaaaaggCTTTACTTACATACGCTTGCAATACAATGGTTAAGAGTCATGCATGTTATATACTCCTAGTGCATTATATTGGACCACCTAAGTTAATATTCATTTGtacttgttgacaaaaaaagaagaagttaatattcatttattttatatataagaaaataacattctTTCGTGTCGTTCTTCTTAAATAAACTACAAAGGAATagaaataaattgtttttttttttaatttgtttcaaagGATCAAGCAACATAATAGAAAGATGGCTTTTTTGAAAGGTAAATCAATTTTATATCTATACAAGCATGGGTTTCTTTGGAGTTTTCTAAATTGTtagattcttgattttttgttttttttttaatatatacagtTTACCAAATGACTTATTTATATCAATGTGGGTCCATGTAATTTAACatgataattaatattattgcttaaaaatctagaaaaaaaaaattccaagcAGTTATTGTCTATATAAATAGTACAAATATTATGATAACAACTAACCAGTAGTCCAGTACAAGATGGAAGGagaattatacaaaaatatgtgCACGCATCATTCACTTTCACTCAAACATATATGTATCCCCATCATACcatgtttctttttattatcgTCGCCATCTTTTCAAACTATCATTTTTGGTATTCAGAAACAAGATCTGGCAATTCAGGTTgagatttaaaacttttttgaaatatgagaaatatgtcttgtggaaaagaaaaaaaagaatcatagaCATTTACTCTCTTCCACTTTTTATTCGTTTTATTCCAAAATGGTTCATTGTCTTGAGAGTTGAGAGTCATCATCTCTCTATAAGCGTGACCAAAACAAGAGAAGATTAAAAATGATACCGTACTATATTTTCGAAAGAGGCTTATTGGGCTTATTGATCCACATAAAGCATAATGGGCTTATCCACACATGAGTTTACGAGGACTGAGAGAAGAAAGTTTTCACAGTCGTCATCATCtccaaagagaagagaagagaaaaaaaaaacctcacaAAACTTCTCCGAAAAGTAGATAAATGGTGGCGTCTCTGAGACTCCCTTCACTCACTTCCCTTCTATTTCCCGCCACAACTTGTTACCCAGCTTCTCTCCGACGAACCGTATGTCTACGGAACAGAAGACCTCTCTCTGGATTCGCGACGGCGCCGAGTGGTACTACTGCTTCGTCGGAGACTAAGTCGGCGGAGGTTGACCGGCTTAAGTCTGACCGAGCCGTTACGCCTCGATCAAAGGACTTCAATGCTTGGTACCTTGATGTTATAGCTAGTGCTGAGCTCGCCGATTATGGTCCTGTTCGTGGTACTATGGTTATTCGTCCTTATGGTTACGCGATCTGGGAAGCGATTCAGGTTTCTTGTTGCAAATTTGGGATTCAAATTGATTTGTGAATGTTAATGTTTCTTTGTATTGAATTGATTTTGGATTGTTGGTTTGTAGGAGTATTTGAATGTGAAGTTCAAAGAGACTGGCCATAGCAACATGTACTTCCCACAGGTATCGATTTGAAGCTGGAATTAAGaaatgtgttttgtgttcttgatgaattatatagattaatcatatttgaagtttattttcttttactcgTTATTGTCATCGTTGTTCTATTCTTGTGTTTTGATGTTACATTGGGGGTTTATAGTGATGGTTTTGGTCTTTTGTGCAGTTTATACCATACTCGTTTATTGAGAAAGAAGCTTCACACGTTGAGGGATTTAGTCCTGAACTAGCCCTCGTCACTGTAGGAGGAGGAAAAGAACTTGAGGAGAAGCTTGTGGTAGGCATTTTTCCGGTGTTACTATGTTTTTACCACTAAGCTAGAGTTGTGAAAGTTCATTACCTAAGTTTTGGCTTTGATTGTGGCATTTGTTGAGGTTGTGGCAGGTTCGGCCTACTAGTGAAACCATAGTGAATCACATGTTTACCCAGTGGATTCATAGCTATCGTGATCTTCCTCTCATGATCAATCAGGTATGGATAGACATCCAAATTGTTTATATCATTcgtttaaattataaatctgGCACTTATCACCGCTCCTGgttatatttcttctttttagtggGCTAATGTCACTAGATGGGAGATGCGGACAAAACCATTTATTAGGACTCTTGAATTTCTTTGGCAAGAGGGTCATACTGCTCATGCCACTCCTGAGGAGGCAGAAAAGGAGGTTTGTTCTCTATTTTATTGTCGTCAACTTGTGGAGTCGGTTTTTGGTACTCTCCTGTGACAAATCTTTAGTGTTGTATTGCAGGCAAAACAAATGATCGAAATCTACACCCGATTTGCTTTTGAGCAAACTGCAATACCTGTTATTCCAGGtcgaaaatcaaaattagaaactttTGCTGGTGCTGATATAACCTATACTATTGAGGCTATGATGGGAGATCGGAAGGCTCTGCAGGCTGGTACCAGCCACAATTTAGGGCAGAACTTTTCTCGTGCCTTTGGAACTCAGGTACATACATAACTACTAATCTTAAGAAGTATGTCATGCACGGACAGTTTGAATTTGTTTGGAGTTTAGTTCTCTCATCTTCATTTAATGACGACAGCATAAGTTTATATTGATCCATCTATGCTTTGTTTTGTCACATGTGTGGTTTTGCTACTTCATCTTGAAAGAATTTTAAAGTGACGTATATGATCATGCCAGTTTGCAGATGAGAATGGAGAAAGGCAACATGTGTGGCAGACATCATGGGCAGTGAGTACACGTTTTGTCGGTGGCATTATTATGACTCACGGAGATGACACTGGTCTTATGCTTCCCCCCAAGATAGCTCCAATACAGGTTCATCTTCTATTCGTTTGGGAATTTCTTAAGCAGTTTCCTTTGCTTATATCTGTACTTCCATTCGTTAGCTTAGGAGGATTAGTTGTAGGAAGGGGTCTGGAGCAGTAGTTATTTTCTTTAGCAAAAATGATAATTGTTATACTAGTAACTCACTTGGTTGGAAGTGATGATCTAGAGTTGAGATtaatcttctcttttcttctttttaaggTAGTAATTGTACCTATTTGGAAGAAGGACAATGAGAAAACAGGAGTTCTCAGTGCTGCATCATCAGTGAAGGAAGCTCTGCAAACTGCTGGGTTTAGAGTTAAACTTGATGACACAGATCAACGAACTCCAGGATGGAAGTTCAATTTCTGGGAAATGAAGGTTCGTTACTCTCTTAAAACACTATAATAATTTTCTGGGGTgataaaattttcataatagTTCAAGTTCTGATAGTTTTATTCGTTTTGCAGGGAATTCCTCTAAGGATTGAAATTGGTCCACGCGATGTATCTAGTAGCAGTGTTGTTGTCTCAAGGAGGGATATACCAGGAAAGGCAGGGAAAGTTTTTGGAATATCAATGGAGGCATCAACGTTAGTGGCATATGTAAAAGAGAAGTTGGATGAGATCCAATCATCGCTTCTAGAAAAGGCGGTATCATTCAGGGACAGGTactgtttttgttatattttctccCACAGACGTTTTCCATGAGTTTGCAGCATTATTAGCATACGCTCACATTTTGATATGATTATGCAGTAACATTGTGGATG
It encodes the following:
- the LOC104725761 gene encoding proline--tRNA ligase, chloroplastic/mitochondrial gives rise to the protein MVASLRLPSLTSLLFPATTCYPASLRRTVCLRNRRPLSGFATAPSGTTASSETKSAEVDRLKSDRAVTPRSKDFNAWYLDVIASAELADYGPVRGTMVIRPYGYAIWEAIQEYLNVKFKETGHSNMYFPQFIPYSFIEKEASHVEGFSPELALVTVGGGKELEEKLVVRPTSETIVNHMFTQWIHSYRDLPLMINQWANVTRWEMRTKPFIRTLEFLWQEGHTAHATPEEAEKEAKQMIEIYTRFAFEQTAIPVIPGRKSKLETFAGADITYTIEAMMGDRKALQAGTSHNLGQNFSRAFGTQFADENGERQHVWQTSWAVSTRFVGGIIMTHGDDTGLMLPPKIAPIQVVIVPIWKKDNEKTGVLSAASSVKEALQTAGFRVKLDDTDQRTPGWKFNFWEMKGIPLRIEIGPRDVSSSSVVVSRRDIPGKAGKVFGISMEASTLVAYVKEKLDEIQSSLLEKAVSFRDSNIVDVNSYDELKEAISSGKWARGPWSASDADEQRVKEETGATIRCYPFEQPKGTKTCLMTGNPAEEVAIFAKSY